From Chelatococcus sp. YT9, a single genomic window includes:
- a CDS encoding LysR family transcriptional regulator → MEVKQLRTFVHVAELGSISLAAERLHIAQSALTRQIQALEAEVDAQLFRRHGRGVELTDQGAALFARATVILREIEQARAEIKSEQAVLTGEVSFGMPPTVADVLSGVLIEKFSRLHPRVKLRVVSGYSGHVLDWLQRGAIDLGVLYENKLPSTIRSQPLLLERLFLIEPPGPRPVEASVASLAEIADLRLVLPSRRHGLRLLIDSVAAQAGYAFEPVVEADSLPVQIDLVRRGLGATILPFLSVFADVEAGTLLARPIVEPEITRRLVLASVIDRPPAPAIRQFAAMVMSEVAALVESGRWRAILEEHS, encoded by the coding sequence GTGGAAGTCAAGCAATTACGTACCTTCGTTCATGTTGCGGAACTTGGCAGCATCAGCCTCGCCGCTGAAAGACTTCACATCGCCCAGTCCGCGCTGACGCGCCAGATTCAGGCCCTGGAAGCCGAGGTCGACGCGCAGCTGTTTCGTCGGCACGGCAGGGGCGTGGAGCTGACCGACCAGGGCGCGGCGTTGTTTGCGCGCGCCACGGTGATCCTGCGCGAGATCGAACAGGCGCGCGCGGAGATCAAGTCCGAGCAAGCGGTCCTTACCGGCGAGGTATCCTTCGGCATGCCACCGACCGTCGCGGATGTGCTCTCTGGCGTGCTCATCGAAAAATTCTCGCGGCTGCATCCGCGCGTGAAACTGCGCGTCGTGTCAGGCTACAGCGGGCATGTGCTGGACTGGCTGCAGCGCGGCGCGATTGACCTCGGCGTCCTCTATGAGAACAAGCTGCCTTCGACGATCCGGTCCCAGCCCCTGCTGCTGGAGCGACTGTTCCTGATCGAGCCGCCCGGACCGCGGCCAGTGGAAGCATCCGTGGCGTCACTCGCCGAGATCGCGGACCTGCGGCTCGTGCTGCCGAGCCGCCGGCACGGCCTGCGGCTGCTGATCGACAGCGTGGCCGCCCAGGCCGGCTATGCCTTCGAGCCGGTGGTGGAGGCGGATTCCCTGCCGGTGCAAATAGACCTCGTCCGTCGTGGTCTCGGTGCGACGATCCTGCCCTTCCTGTCGGTCTTCGCGGATGTCGAGGCCGGGACCCTCTTGGCAAGACCGATTGTCGAGCCTGAGATCACACGCCGCCTCGTTCTGGCGAGTGTCATCGACCGCCCACCGGCGCCCGCCATCCGGCAATTCGCAGCCATGGTGATGTCAGAGGTTGCCGCGCTAGTGGAAAGCGGCCGCTGGAGAGCGATCCTGGAAGAGCATTCATAA
- a CDS encoding iron ABC transporter permease translates to MISGGRADQGFVVTTVAGLLVVVALPLVFVLLQAIFPNLGSGSLAAPFSALVEAFSDSKLLGLTLNTITLGVVVVALSSLIAVPLGVIRALFRVPLASLWDVLLLVPFMIPPYIAALAWIMTLQPRGYLFQIAGFDLGKLLFSFWGVAIVMTLNVFPAIYFAVSRTVGAIGTRLTDAARVSGATPLRAFLRVTLPLSAPGIVASLLIVFAMTIEEYGTPAALGARAGFDVLVTAIDTRVSDWPIDLSGASALSLVLVALSLSAFGLQLRLLSSRSYETVGGRSADTTRYALGVWTLPVILLFALVTLLSTIVPLFAILATAFSRTISGGLALSNLGVDNFLAMTEGASGGVEALRNSLLLGLATALATGVLGATSAYFVVRTKLKGRQVLDALTVLPNAIPGVVVAVGLILAWNQSWWPASPYNTPLILLLAYCCILLPYPVRYANAAFRQVGESLEMAARVSGAKPIVTFTRVLLPLIAPSLIAAMLIVFAIASRELVASLLLAPVGMQTIATFIWRQFDQGSVQLGMAMSAVTIGITTLISLAFALLSRKVDRAA, encoded by the coding sequence GTGATCAGTGGGGGACGCGCCGACCAGGGATTTGTTGTAACGACAGTGGCGGGTCTGCTCGTCGTCGTGGCGCTCCCCCTCGTCTTTGTGCTGCTGCAAGCCATCTTTCCCAACCTCGGCTCGGGCTCGCTGGCAGCGCCCTTCAGCGCGCTCGTCGAAGCTTTCTCCGACAGCAAGCTCCTGGGCCTGACGCTGAACACCATCACGCTTGGCGTGGTGGTGGTCGCGCTGTCCTCGCTGATTGCGGTTCCGCTCGGCGTCATCCGCGCCCTGTTCCGGGTGCCGCTCGCATCGCTGTGGGACGTTCTGCTGCTCGTACCCTTCATGATCCCGCCCTATATCGCAGCGCTTGCCTGGATCATGACGCTGCAGCCACGCGGGTATCTCTTCCAGATCGCAGGGTTCGATCTCGGCAAGCTCCTGTTTTCCTTCTGGGGCGTCGCGATCGTCATGACGCTCAACGTGTTCCCGGCCATCTATTTCGCGGTGTCGAGGACGGTCGGTGCCATCGGCACGCGGCTCACCGACGCTGCACGTGTATCCGGCGCCACGCCCTTGCGCGCCTTTCTGCGCGTCACCCTGCCCTTGTCCGCGCCTGGCATCGTGGCGAGCCTCCTCATCGTCTTCGCGATGACGATCGAGGAATATGGTACGCCAGCGGCACTCGGCGCCCGCGCCGGCTTCGACGTCCTCGTCACCGCCATCGACACGCGTGTTTCCGACTGGCCGATCGACCTGTCGGGCGCTTCGGCCCTCTCTCTTGTTCTGGTCGCGCTCTCCCTTTCGGCGTTCGGCCTGCAGCTCCGGCTCCTGTCCTCGCGGTCCTACGAAACCGTCGGTGGCCGTTCGGCGGACACCACGCGATACGCCCTCGGCGTCTGGACCCTGCCAGTCATCCTGCTGTTCGCGCTGGTCACGCTCTTGTCCACGATCGTGCCGCTGTTCGCCATTCTGGCGACGGCCTTCTCGCGCACCATCTCGGGCGGTCTCGCCCTTTCCAATCTCGGGGTCGACAACTTCCTGGCAATGACCGAGGGCGCCTCTGGGGGCGTAGAAGCGCTCCGCAACAGTCTCCTTCTCGGCTTGGCGACCGCTCTCGCGACCGGCGTACTCGGCGCTACATCCGCCTATTTCGTGGTGCGCACCAAGCTCAAGGGCCGGCAGGTCCTCGATGCCCTGACCGTGCTGCCAAATGCAATTCCCGGTGTTGTCGTTGCGGTCGGGCTGATCCTTGCCTGGAACCAAAGCTGGTGGCCGGCAAGCCCCTACAATACTCCCCTGATCCTGTTGTTGGCCTACTGCTGCATCCTGCTGCCCTACCCCGTGCGTTATGCCAATGCCGCCTTCCGCCAGGTCGGCGAAAGTCTCGAGATGGCCGCGCGCGTCTCGGGCGCCAAGCCGATCGTCACCTTCACGCGGGTTCTATTGCCGCTCATCGCGCCAAGCCTGATTGCCGCCATGCTGATCGTCTTCGCGATCGCGTCACGCGAACTGGTGGCCTCACTCCTGCTCGCGCCGGTGGGCATGCAGACCATCGCTACCTTCATCTGGCGCCAGTTCGACCAAGGCTCCGTGCAGCTGGGCATGGCCATGAGCGCCGTCACGATCGGCATCACCACCTTGATCTCGCTTGCCTTCGCGCTGCTCTCGCGCAAAGTCGACCGCGCCGCTTGA
- a CDS encoding ABC transporter substrate-binding protein has product MMRRVFLAGAITLGLATAATAQDKITVYSAGPANLIETLAKGFTAKTKIPVSVFQGTTGKVMARIEAEASNPVVDVLISASWDTATDFSKRGWLLPYTSPNAAKVPDFLKTKDAVAQGVSALAIAWNPKSGTARPTDWADLAKPPFKDLVTMPDPAESGATFELVAALQGENFQLFKNLNANGMVVAGANAAALTPVLQGAKAAVFGAVDYISLGGAAKDESIEVIFPTSGTVIAPRPMLILNWSKQPESAKAFIDYVLSDEGQAAVAKVYLMPARTDVKADRPLVGDLKILSVDTDKVYAARKEILSGFNAATGGK; this is encoded by the coding sequence ATGATGCGTAGAGTATTTCTGGCCGGCGCGATCACGCTCGGCCTCGCCACGGCAGCCACCGCTCAGGACAAGATCACGGTCTATTCCGCAGGCCCCGCCAATCTCATCGAAACCTTGGCTAAGGGGTTCACGGCCAAGACCAAGATTCCTGTCTCGGTGTTCCAGGGCACGACCGGCAAGGTCATGGCGCGCATCGAGGCCGAGGCGAGCAACCCGGTCGTCGACGTGCTGATCTCCGCCTCGTGGGATACGGCCACGGACTTCAGCAAGCGCGGCTGGCTCCTGCCCTACACGAGCCCGAACGCCGCTAAAGTGCCAGACTTTCTGAAGACGAAGGATGCCGTGGCGCAGGGCGTGTCCGCGCTCGCCATCGCCTGGAACCCGAAGAGCGGCACCGCGCGCCCGACCGATTGGGCCGACCTTGCCAAGCCGCCTTTCAAGGACCTCGTGACCATGCCGGATCCGGCCGAATCCGGCGCGACCTTCGAGCTCGTCGCCGCGCTCCAGGGCGAGAACTTCCAGCTTTTCAAGAACCTGAACGCCAACGGCATGGTCGTGGCCGGTGCCAATGCCGCCGCGCTGACGCCCGTGCTGCAGGGCGCCAAGGCCGCCGTGTTCGGCGCGGTGGATTACATCTCGCTCGGCGGAGCCGCCAAGGACGAGAGCATTGAGGTGATCTTCCCCACTTCCGGAACGGTCATCGCCCCGCGGCCGATGCTCATCCTCAACTGGTCGAAGCAGCCAGAAAGCGCCAAGGCTTTCATCGACTACGTACTGTCCGATGAAGGACAGGCTGCTGTCGCCAAAGTCTATCTGATGCCCGCCCGCACCGACGTGAAAGCCGACCGCCCGCTGGTCGGCGATCTCAAGATCCTGTCGGTGGACACGGACAAGGTTTACGCTGCGCGCAAGGAAATCCTGTCGGGCTTCAACGCCGCGACCGGCGGGAAGTAA
- a CDS encoding ABC transporter ATP-binding protein translates to MLQSPPRTIARPALEAEGVAFSYGSASILKSLNVTVRGAEILALLGPSGCGKTTLLKLIAGLLAPTAGRIRIGGEIVADANARKVLPPERRGLGMVFQDYALWPHLSVARNVSFPLEMRGVGRAERDSRAREALRRVGLAAFADRSPGSLSGGQQQRVSIARAIVSEPRLVLFDEPLSNLDRDLKETLVGEISSLIRELGLSGVYVTHDHAEAFGLADRVAVMRAGKIIQLDAPEQLVNVPASPDVCEFLHLGTMADVEIREGEIYVPAARMAIGRLPAGWHGARNGRLLLRRDSLVPSVLGPQSLPGTVTRSLFRGDHYLLTVRLGEDDAPGLPVTVIAPSRAAIGEVLALDLTMDRLRFFPSEAARPASLETTP, encoded by the coding sequence GTGCTTCAATCTCCACCGAGGACAATAGCTCGTCCCGCCCTCGAGGCAGAAGGCGTCGCCTTTTCCTACGGATCAGCCTCGATCCTAAAGAGCCTCAACGTCACCGTCAGGGGGGCTGAAATCCTGGCATTGCTCGGCCCGTCCGGCTGCGGCAAGACCACGCTGCTCAAGCTCATCGCCGGCCTGCTCGCGCCGACGGCTGGGCGCATCCGCATCGGGGGAGAGATTGTCGCAGACGCCAATGCGCGCAAAGTGTTGCCACCCGAGAGGCGCGGGCTCGGCATGGTGTTCCAGGATTACGCGCTGTGGCCACACCTCAGTGTTGCCCGCAACGTCAGCTTTCCCCTGGAAATGCGCGGCGTCGGGCGGGCGGAGCGTGACAGCCGGGCGCGCGAGGCATTGCGTCGCGTCGGGCTGGCCGCCTTTGCCGACCGCTCACCGGGATCACTCTCCGGTGGGCAGCAACAGCGCGTCTCGATCGCCCGGGCAATCGTGTCCGAGCCACGCCTTGTGCTCTTCGACGAACCTCTTTCCAATCTCGACCGCGACCTCAAGGAAACACTCGTCGGCGAGATTTCCTCACTCATACGCGAACTCGGATTAAGCGGGGTCTATGTGACGCACGACCACGCCGAAGCCTTCGGACTGGCGGATCGCGTCGCGGTGATGCGCGCCGGGAAGATCATCCAACTCGATGCGCCGGAACAGCTCGTCAATGTCCCGGCTTCGCCGGATGTGTGTGAATTCCTTCACCTCGGCACGATGGCCGACGTCGAGATCCGGGAGGGGGAGATCTATGTCCCGGCAGCCCGCATGGCCATCGGCCGGCTTCCGGCCGGTTGGCACGGAGCACGCAACGGCAGGCTGCTGCTGCGCCGCGATTCGCTGGTGCCCAGCGTCCTTGGACCGCAATCCCTACCCGGCACCGTCACGCGTTCGTTGTTCCGTGGGGACCATTATCTCTTGACCGTTCGCCTCGGCGAAGATGACGCACCCGGCCTTCCCGTCACCGTGATCGCCCCCAGCCGAGCCGCGATCGGTGAAGTCCTAGCCCTCGATCTCACGATGGACCGACTGCGCTTTTTCCCGAGCGAGGCGGCCCGTCCAGCTTCACTGGAGACAACACCATGA